The Engystomops pustulosus chromosome 2, aEngPut4.maternal, whole genome shotgun sequence genomic interval ctgcaatcctggaatataaatccgtatgtcacagtcctgctgctactaacaacctatacaaaggtctgattacacatctctccagggacaatacctgcagagagcacagcagtgtgaggacatgcccccagtgcacttggggaagctacaatcaaataatataaatccatgtttttcacagtcctgttgttaCTAACATGAAACAATACCTTCTACTCTTCTGCAGGTACAACAATAAAACCTACCGCATAGATGAAATCGCCTGGAACATGACTCCGGAGTCTACATTTAAGAAGTCTGATGGGAGCGAGGTCAGCTTTGTGgattattataaaaatgtaagaGCTATAGACATACGTTTTATATCCTCAGTAACCTCCTTGGTATATGTTGGTGACATGCTGATCTGTCTGTCATCTACCCTCAGCAATACAGTATAAACATCAAAGACCTGCGGCAGCCGCTGATTGTCAACATCCCGCGAAAAACCAAGCCAGGGGTCACCAATGGAGCGCTAATACTAGTGCCCGAGTTATGTAACCTGACAGGTGAGTGCATGCTGATCACAAGGATCCGCCCACTTGTCACTCGAGCAGCTCATGAACTGAGCATGGTCGTGTGCACATGCCCTAAAGACTACATATATCTATAAGGGTCTGTAGACCGGAGAATCCCCTTCAGAAAGATGTTACCTTAATGATACTGCAGGAATTCTTAGAGGATGCAGCAAGGTCCCATGTCCACATTTATCCTCCTCTCACAGGACTGACGGACCGGATGAGGAGCGACTTCAACGTCATGAAAGACCTCGCCGTTCACACTCGCCTTCCACCAGACCAGAGGGAGCGGCAAGTGGGGAAGTTTCTGAACTACATCCACAAGTAGGTAGCCTGGCGTAGGTACGGCGTCTCTGGCCGCCCCCTATGGAGGAGATCATTGCCCTCTATACGGGAAACAAGAAATAACTTGACCCTAGAGTTGTGAATGGATGTGGCAGCCCCCATCATCCAAACAAATGCAAAACGGGATCAGGGATAcatcgagccgtgcacctgtgtgacattacatgaccagggatatataacaagtcgtgcacctgtgtgacaccgcCTCAAACAGAAACGGACCAGCACTAccttatataaaaaaagaaatgacTATAACATGCAAAGTACGAAAAAGAAAACGGAGGCATGCAATCGGGTCAAATAATACAATCTTTATTACAGAAATACAccacaagaaaaaataaaaacaatttaaaattgTGAACAAGTCACAAATCAAGACATCCTCTGAGCAGTGTTGAACTCATGATAATGTACACTGTCCCCATACTCCAGCTCCCCCAAGTGGCCAAAATCAAATATAGCAGGATAAACACAATTATATGGTAGGCTTgtccaaaaaattgaaaattgtGTATATATGACAATCTACACATTGGGACAACAAATCCCTTTATATTTAAATACACATGGATACAAAACTAACTATACCATGAAATGTGGACTGACTATATACCTGAAATCAAGGCCGACAAAGCGGGGTGCTGTGGATAAATGACCCACGCGTATCGCTACCTCAtagcagcttcctcaggggtcacctGTGactagggatatataacgagtcgtgcaactatgtgacatcacatgacccgggatataatgaaccgtgcacctgtgtgacatgacatgaccagggatatgagccgtgcacctgtgtgacatgacatgaccagggatatgagacgtgcacctgtgtgacatgacatgaccagggatatgagacgtgcacctgtgtgacatgacatgaccagggatatgagacgtgcacctgtgtgacatgacatgaccagggatatgagacgtgcacctgtgtgacatgacatgaccagggatatgagacgtgcacctgtgtgacatgacatgaccagggatatgagacgtgcacctgtgtgacatgacatgaccagggatatgagacgtgcacctgtgtgacatgacatgaccagggatatgagacgtgcacctgtgtgacatgacatgaccagggatatgagacgtgcacctgtgtgacatcaaatgaccagggatatgagacgtgcacctgtgtgacatgaccagggatatgagccgtgcacctgtgtgacatgacatgaccagggatatgagccgtgcacctgtgtgacatgacatgaccagggatatgagccgtgcacctgtgtgacatgacatgaccagggatatgagccgtgcacctgtgtgacatgacatgaccagggatatgagccgtgcacctgtgtgacatgacatgaccagggatatgagccgtgcacctgtgtgacatcacatgaccagggatatgagccgtgcacctgtgtgacatcacatgacctgggaccaCTGTTTATTCACAGGACGTAAACCtataagcttcctatagaatgatggCAAGCGGGGATCCAGAAAactgagaaagtatattggaaaattgtacaacttttcattacacaaacaatatcaattatttgctgaatttTCATCTAGTGACTAAAACGTGTCTAGTGTTGTGTGATGGCATAAGGTAGGGGCCCGCTCCTGTCTGTGTACTCCTAGGGGGCCTATGATAAGCCGGCTGTTAGCTTACCGACACTTGGGTGCTTTCTGCATCAGtcataaatgtaaaatatttcaATGGCCGCTGAGCATTGTTTTTACTTTTAGGGGTGCGGTAAGTATGGCTGCACTCAGGGCCAGGGGTCATAGAAACTAATCCGGTTTAGTGCTGTAATGTTTTGTATTGGGTTCAACTGTTCTAATTGGACCTCTGTTTTTCTAGCATTTTATTACCTACAATTTGCCCGCACAATGTCAGAAAACGCCAGCATatgaaatattatttttctttcttcAGGGACGATAGTGTGCAGAAAGAGCTGCGAGACTGGGGGCTGAACTTTGACACCAAACTTCTGCAGTTCACTGGGAGAGTCGCACCTCCTGAAAAGATTCTGCTAGGCGGAAAAACTGTGAGTATTAAAAGGAACGTAGTGGGTATTTGACCAAATTGTAAAATTGGTTCCTCATCCTCCTGTGCTTCAGAGAAAAACCCGTTTCTGACTGCGCTTAGTTatttacaggaggagggggcctaTTCTCTTCTATGGTGCTGGACAGTGGTGTACAGTGCAATCTCAGTCTCGCCTTGAactatgctgctggtgtcattttaaagataagaatctcatctgttTTATCACATCAGGTTTATCGGGCAGGAAGTGGATCTGCTgcttacatttccaactatgtgtttagctgcctgtatctccagtagATCATAAGACCATAAGCTTATGTGATATGAAGATGAGATTCCTATCTTTTAATATGAGACCTGAAGCatctttctaggtgctatagaacatgaGATAGGGGTTCTGACATGACTCTACACTTGTAACCACTTAACTTTTTCTCACTTCATTTCACCGTCCTTTTTTCCTGAGCTTTGCAGGAGATTTTTATAGTAAAAATCCATCTTTATTTAAAATCTCACCCATTGTCCAAAGGATATTTTCTTCCCCCTACCTGAAGGACTGGTAGTTTAGTGGAGCtaaaatctagtgacaggttcccttcaaaggaCATCTACTCCCAGGTCTaaagattgtaagccaagcacagtgacctactggtgtgtgcaccctctggcaggatctgctcttgttttCGATTTTCATGCCCTAGTTTTTACGCAAAAAGTCTTAAAATtaatcaaatgagcctgaggggctgagggctccataggtgttaatagagcatggagcccctcaggctaaattgcataattttaaaacccttttttcctaaaaacaaggttttaagaggctaaaagaagagcagttcctgccagagggggtgcacaccagtatgtcagtgtgcttggcttacaatccttcatcctggtggtaggtgtcctttaatttaaGGCATTGGGCTCCCTGCATTTTCAGGAGATTCCCAGATATAACATTTCTGGGACTAGGGAtggattttgttttatattttgggCCCCAAGCAATGAAGTTATGAAGTGATGGTGATGAGACCGTATGCTATGGATAGGGagtcataggtgttaatgggaaAATCGTGATTACATTTCTGAGCTGCTGTTTTGCAAGGAAGCAGTGACTCCTGTTATGATCCGtgactatatatcactgatacaGTCCTTTCCCCAGCACATAGTCCAagattcacagactgaccacgGTTGTCTGTGTTTAGTGTTGTAGTGTGCATCAACCAATCGCACATCTCTGTACTCTCTATATTGTAAACCTAATGCGGTTTAATGATGTCTCCGACCATTCAGGATGTTTAGGACATTCATTATGTGTTTCTGGCTGTTTGCAGGCAGATTATGATCCACAATATGCAGACTGGTCGAGAGAAATGCGAGGACAAGTCCTGATCAGCACCCGGGATCTGAATAACTGGCTGCTGGTCTACACCCGGAGAAACTACGACGCTGCCAATGCTCTAATGCAGAACATGTTCAAGATCACCCAGCAGATGGGCATCCGCATGAACCGCGCCGTCATGTAATGACGactgattttatttgtattaaccCCTAAATGACTTGTGACGTATGGTTGATGTCTCCATATTGGTTTTcgttgtcgctccccgtgacctcATCAGGGAGAAATGATCAGTTGGTATATACAACTTGTATATAGAAAGTCTTGGTATCTGTGTGATTGTACCCACCCAAAGTATAAGGGTAGCGCAcggggaaagctgtaaaaacaacctacaaaaaaatggtgcaaataatttttttctcaCCAATtcccctgcatttggaatttatttttcccagtacaggcggtcccctacttaagaacacatgacttacacatgacccctagttacgaacagacctctggattttggtaatttactgtactttagccttaggctacaataaacagctgtaacagttatcacaggcgtctgtatctaacatttattgataatcctggttcttattataatccaacatttttaaaatccaattgtcacagagaccaaaaaaatttggactgcggttacaataataaagtatacggttctgacttgcatactaactcaacttaagaacaaacctacagaccctatcttgtatgtaacccggggactgcctgtacacggaatcgggggaaaaaaaaataccataacTATGAATTACAATTTTGTTACActgataacaagccctcacactaCCATGTAcacgctaaaaataaaaaaaattttgtttttaaaggtggggagcgaaaaatggaaacacaaaagtcTAAGGGGTTATTAACAACAATGAAAGtaaccataataaatatataaaatggatGTGTAATGTAATAAATACATGTTTTGAAGGGTTGAAATTGATGACTCGGTTGGTGGATATCTACAAGCCTTCCAGCAGAACATTACAGACCGCACAGAGATGGTGAGTGCATCCGGGAACATGACGTGTGATCTCTGCAATGGCTTCACCCTGATACTTCTCTCTCtaggtggtctgtatcctgtccAGCATTAATAAGATGAAGTACGACTCTATCAAGAAGTACCTGTGCCTGGACTGCCCCATCCCCAGTCAGTGCGTTGTCGCCAGGACCTTGAGCAAACCCCAGACTGTGCTCTCCGTCTGCACCAAGATCGCCTTACAGATGAACTGTAAATTAGGGGGCGAGCTGTGGAGTGTGGAGATACCGGTACGTGGCACATCCAAGTGTAATATCTATTGACTCTGTGTACAAACAATACTTGGTGGGTCCCCGGCCGCCCATTGGCATTTCCCCTTACTCCTGTCTGTCAGAAGGGACTGTGCTGAATTTCCAGTTCAGTCTCGTGAGTCAGGAACGTGCACTTTTAAGATATTGAATTTATGCTTTGCCAAAGACCGACCGGGACCTTAGGCTTCTTTCatacttgtgttgcagatcacgtcaaagtgcaatgtatgaaaaactgacgtttttgcttgTAAAGTTATCGTTTTTCCGcacatttttaattttgtgtgtgttttcatGCAGCAAAGTGCAAGAAAGACTCATGACGATGGTCTATCATTTCTAAGGCAATtaatctgttaaaaaatgcagcgcACTtgtatgtgtctcagagtgcaatgtgtttttgatgcgtctccatagactattatggtgcgtttttcacgtagaGCATGCTGAGGATTTAGTGTCAAATCCTACGGAGAAGGTTCAAAGCTGCAAAAAGAACTTTTAATAGTGTGTGAGATGTGCTTCAGGGAGCTGGCTTATACATTCCTCCGAAGCACCAGTGCCCAACCACCCTGCTCCCTCCTACTGCAGGCTACTCACAGAGGGTCAGGGAGGTAGATGCCCCCCTGGAGCACTTACACTTCATTATCATGaagttaaaagttcattttataacTAACTTATCAACTCATTTTAAATAAATTGATGCTTGTCTTTATTGTGCTGGGAGCTACACAACTGTAATACCCAAACATGACGGTATTGTACCACCAAGCTGATTTGCCCCCATATCCAGAGAATAGTCGAGGAGATGGAGATCACTGGTGGCCCAAGTGCTTGAGAAAGGGTTCAGGGTGtgcgcttcactcttcactttaaTGTTGTACAAGACTGATTGACCCCACAGTAATCGAGAACTAGTTACAAGACAGATCCCGGCTTTCTCTTCATTGCTGGGGGTCTAATTGGATTGGGGATAATTCAAAATCCTTTACATCTCCTCTATTAGAACCTTCTGTAAGTTTTTAACTGAAGCAAgcgacaatttttattttttttctccagctgGACAAGACGATGGTCATTGGGATTGACTGCTACCACGACACCCTGCAAGGCAAGAGATCGATTGCGGGCTTTGTGGCCAGTATGAATAAAGGCATGACGCGGTAATGTATCTCCATGGCTGTAGATCTGAAGCCAGGAGCATCCCCCCTCTTACATCCAGTTGTTATATATCATTTCTGGGGGGTTCTTCTTGACTCTTTGCTTCTGTTGTAGCTGGTTTTCGCGTTGTGTTGTCCAGGACCAGAAACAAGAAATTGTCGACGGCCTCAAAGTCTGTATGCAAGGTAAGAGAAGGGGAATAATAGCAAACTGGCCTCAAGAGCCCAGACATATTTTTGAAAGAAATTCATTGATTTAGCTTTTCATGAATCCCTAATTTTATAATGGCATCTAGAAGCTTTCTGAAGGACAGAGCAGCTTTCCATATGTCATTAAATAGCTTTGCTATAACATTATAATCTATTCATAATAGCTAATTGGAGGGGCTGCCAGTTGTCGGACCTATGGTTAGTTGTAATGCGCTATATTCAGAGCTCTGTAGCGTATATGACACTGAGCTGCAAATCCATCCTGTGACTAGAGATGAATGACCCCTTACCGGGGCACTGCTGCTGGACAGTGGTGCCCTGTGTGCGTGTCCCCCACTGATCGGAGGTTGATCTAATAAAGCAATAATGGCTTAACCCTGCAATTGCTGATTTATCACTTTCTTCAGTCTGGTTTCTATATCAGCCATGTTTTCTTCCCCAGCGGCACTGCACAGCTGGTATAAGTGTAACGGCGCCCTCCCAAACCGCATTATCATCTACCGAGACGGCGTGGGCGATGGTCAGCTGAAGACCCTGGTGAACTACGAGGTCCCACAGTTCATGGACTGTATCAAGTCTGCCGGGAAGGATTACAGGTAGGTTATTAAGGGATGCTAGATTACATCGGCACCGTGTAAGCTCTAGTTATCATCTTACACGTTAGAGGTTTTACTGTTCTGGTAAATTATTAATTGGTGATTGTGTGTTGTAGGAAGATCTCATTATGGGATCTCTCATGGTTTATAGGAATAGCAGAGGATAAAGCATGTTACTATAAAGCCTCGATCTCCAATCCTAGGACATCTGTAGTCTCACACTGAAATGGATTTTATATGGATTTGTAATGTCTGTTCCAGCCCTAAGCTCACAGTGGTCGTGGTGAAGAAAAGGATAAACGCCAGATTCTTTGCCTTCCTTGGCGGTCGCCTCAACAATCCTCCACCGGGAACAATAGTGGACATTGAAGTCACCAGGCCTGAGTGGTGTGTAAGATGTGCGTTGGGTGAAAGGTGTTGGGGGGACCCCTGACTTCCAGTGTCACaaaccaagattttttttttttaccaggattGTGTCATATTACATCttcagggcttattcacacagtcgCGTTTTGTTATTATTTAGACTCTGGGGTGTGCATTTTACAGACCGAATGCCACTCCTGAAGGTGACTCTGCTACAAGTCCCTACATCACTACCTAAATGGTAATTACAGTATAGTAGCCCCTTAGGACTTGTGCGTAGATGACTCCTGTTCATGCGGCAGCATTCAGCCTCTATGGCCGCTAAACTGTCCCAAACAGGAAACGACTTTGTGGATAAGGGGGTTGTCCCACCACTGATCCTATTTAAGGGCCTGTGAAACTCCCCTTAAATAAGAAACCATTGCGCTCGTGTGGTTGGATCTCCATACGCCTCTCTGGAACGACTGGAACTGGGgcgttaaagggattttctggcattgaaatttatttacattttctaaATACTTGTCCCTTTACCGCTGGACAGAGTAATGAGGTGCACACCCTAGTGCTATTAATCCTTAGTGATTATAAAACGTTTGATCGTGTGGGGCCCAGCTGATAGAACCCCATAAGATCACTGGGGTGGGGGTCCCAATCTCTGAACAATCACAATAGTGAATAGATTAGGAGACGCTGCGGATAGGAGCTTGTCAGTGTTCATGAGGCAGATAAATGAAGCGGCCCCTGATGTACATCACTGCTGCCCCATTCAGACTCCCCCCTCATGCTGCGAGGAGGATGGACTCCTACCGGTCAATGGGGTCTCTAGATGTAAGATCTGCTTTCCTCTATTAACCCTTActgctcttctgtcttctgcaccCCCTTCAGGTATGACTTCTTCATCATCAGCCAGTCCGTGAAGCAGGGAACGGTCTCCCCGACACATTACAACGTCGTGTACGACAATGGAGGCCTGAAACCGGATCACATGCAGCGCCTCACCTACAAGCTGTGCCACCAGTACTACAACTGGCCGGTATGTGATCACTGGTTATTACTGGGTGGGGGGGAGCGCGGTCATTTACccttctgtgttcttgtgtgtttTTAGGGTGTCATCAGGGTCCCAGCCCCGTGTCAGTACGCCCACAAGCTGGCCTTCCTGGTGGGTCAGAGCATCCACAGAGAACCCCACAGCTCCCTGTCCAGCCTCCTCTACTACCTCTAAGCAGGGGTACCCCATGTCCTGGACTGGTCTCCTTGGCTGCTTGGTAAAGGGGTTGTTTTTGTTGTTTATTGTTTATTCCGGAATCTGTTTCATTTGATGTttttgagagaaaaaaaattagcaaagttGAAAAAATGGCAGCAACCAAGTGTAAGCTGTGGGTTTATTTTGCAGCAGTGTTATGTGTTGCCATGGAAAAGGCTTAATatgtttaataaaattatttagtTCTGCACTCTGGCCCTAATATCAGAGCAAGTCGTTCTAGAATTCACTGCTCTGTCATAGCCCTGAAGAcgtccgtcccccccccccccccaagtatctCTAGGGGCCTCTAAAGTCATATGCATTATGGGTACATTCCCCTTACATTGGCTATTGCCATGtgtgaatccatcatgataaaccagggacattactcatagatccatgcactctgactggggtaatcttcttatatttgttatccatggcctcctcccttctaacgttgtgctaatgagtctgaagggcacctggtgctgttaccagagcccctccgtgatgcagcttcacaggctgttaaatgtCTGACCCTCCCTCTGcgcgcagtcacggtgcctggatttgaCAGTTTGTCCCAAGTTTGTTTTGATTTTCCTGTGGATAAAATAGGACAATGTGGTCTGTGggggtctgaccactgggaccGCCTAGAGAGCAGGGGATCGCT includes:
- the LOC140117287 gene encoding piwi-like protein 1 isoform X1, with protein sequence MSGRARARARGRARPPEQAPGQAKEAQGPRPTERPPQGPPAEPLLVGRGRQRGPPAVERPPVDVLQLSAGFQDISLGERGGRRRDVHDLGVNTRQTIEHVKASKTGVSGNTIQLVTNHIKLVSRPQWALYQYHVDFNPPMESRRLRTALLYQHDETIGKARAFDGAVLFLPKRLEKVTEVFSQTRNGENVKVTVTLTNELPPTSPTCFQFYNIIFRRLLKIMNMKQIGRNYYNPNDATEVRAHRLAIWPGFATSILQYETSIMLSIDVSHKVLRNETVHDMMSNIYSSCGPQRFPDICIKELVGQIVLTKYNNKTYRIDEIAWNMTPESTFKKSDGSEVSFVDYYKNQYSINIKDLRQPLIVNIPRKTKPGVTNGALILVPELCNLTGLTDRMRSDFNVMKDLAVHTRLPPDQRERQVGKFLNYIHKDDSVQKELRDWGLNFDTKLLQFTGRVAPPEKILLGGKTADYDPQYADWSREMRGQVLISTRDLNNWLLVYTRRNYDAANALMQNMFKITQQMGIRMNRAVMVEIDDSVGGYLQAFQQNITDRTEMVVCILSSINKMKYDSIKKYLCLDCPIPSQCVVARTLSKPQTVLSVCTKIALQMNCKLGGELWSVEIPLDKTMVIGIDCYHDTLQGKRSIAGFVASMNKGMTRWFSRCVVQDQKQEIVDGLKVCMQAALHSWYKCNGALPNRIIIYRDGVGDGQLKTLVNYEVPQFMDCIKSAGKDYSPKLTVVVVKKRINARFFAFLGGRLNNPPPGTIVDIEVTRPEWIVSYYIFRAYSHSRVLLLFRLWGVHFTDRMPLLKVTLLQVPTSLPKWYDFFIISQSVKQGTVSPTHYNVVYDNGGLKPDHMQRLTYKLCHQYYNWPGVIRVPAPCQYAHKLAFLVGQSIHREPHSSLSSLLYYL
- the LOC140117287 gene encoding piwi-like protein 1 isoform X2, with protein sequence MSGRARARARGRARPPEQAPGQAKEAQGPRPTERPPQGPPAEPLLVGRGRQRGPPAVERPPVDVLQLSAGFQDISLGERGGRRRDVHDLGVNTRQTIEHVKASKTGVSGNTIQLVTNHIKLVSRPQWALYQYHVDFNPPMESRRLRTALLYQHDETIGKARAFDGAVLFLPKRLEKVTEVFSQTRNGENVKVTVTLTNELPPTSPTCFQFYNIIFRRLLKIMNMKQIGRNYYNPNDATEVRAHRLAIWPGFATSILQYETSIMLSIDVSHKVLRNETVHDMMSNIYSSCGPQRFPDICIKELVGQIVLTKYNNKTYRIDEIAWNMTPESTFKKSDGSEVSFVDYYKNQYSINIKDLRQPLIVNIPRKTKPGVTNGALILVPELCNLTGLTDRMRSDFNVMKDLAVHTRLPPDQRERQVGKFLNYIHKDDSVQKELRDWGLNFDTKLLQFTGRVAPPEKILLGGKTADYDPQYADWSREMRGQVLISTRDLNNWLLVYTRRNYDAANALMQNMFKITQQMGIRMNRAVMVEIDDSVGGYLQAFQQNITDRTEMVVCILSSINKMKYDSIKKYLCLDCPIPSQCVVARTLSKPQTVLSVCTKIALQMNCKLGGELWSVEIPLDKTMVIGIDCYHDTLQGKRSIAGFVASMNKGMTRWFSRCVVQDQKQEIVDGLKVCMQAALHSWYKCNGALPNRIIIYRDGVGDGQLKTLVNYEVPQFMDCIKSAGKDYSPKLTVVVVKKRINARFFAFLGGRLNNPPPGTIVDIEVTRPEWYDFFIISQSVKQGTVSPTHYNVVYDNGGLKPDHMQRLTYKLCHQYYNWPGVIRVPAPCQYAHKLAFLVGQSIHREPHSSLSSLLYYL